From Maniola hyperantus chromosome 21, iAphHyp1.2, whole genome shotgun sequence, the proteins below share one genomic window:
- the Jupiter gene encoding microtubule-associated protein Jupiter isoform X4 — translation MSSTLIFVGLPEDSKSSITKVPNAPKSCIAEIFNGGDTMDGGSPMKNGSTRPRVVRDTPTRPRDTHTRLFGQMKTAGNSSVSPMITDTIRSHIQFGDGEMNGSPAHSPKMNGSASSTPSRGETEPADQLSYTPPKRNPVTGDGVPLPTPRRRHPAASLREGNPITGDGYKSLNGQINTVTSLNGNSCSILHNRVPPGGYSSGLW, via the exons AGTTCCCAATGCGCCCAAGAGCTGCATCGCGGAGATCTTCAACGGCGGCGACACGATGGACGGCGGCAGCCCCATGAAGAACGGCTCCACGCGCCCCCGCGTCGTCAGGGATACTCCGACGCGTCCGCGGGACACGCACACTAGGCTCTTTGGTCAGATGAAG ACCGCCGGCAACTCGTCAGTGTCGCCAATGATCACGGACACCATCCGCAGCCACATCCAGTTCGGCGACGGCGAGATGAACGGCAGCCCGGCTCACTCCCCCAAGATGAACGGCAGCGCTTCCTCCACGCCCAGCCGAGGTGAGACGGAGCCCGCCGACCAGT TATCGTACACGCCACCGAAGAGGAACCCGGTGACCGGGGACGGAGTGCCCTTGCCGACTCCGCGCCGCCGACATCCGGCCGCCAGCCTGCGAG AGGGCAACCCGATCACAGGCGACGGCTACAAATCTTTGAACGGCCAGATCAACACAGTCACATCGTTAAATGGCAACAGCTGCAGCATTCTGCATAACCGCGTACCCCCTGGCGGGTACTCTTCAGGACTTTGGTAG
- the Jupiter gene encoding microtubule-associated protein Jupiter isoform X3 yields the protein MATYAQFKHVELYKIGHGKNRVPNAPKSCIAEIFNGGDTMDGGSPMKNGSTRPRVVRDTPTRPRDTHTRLFGQMKTAGNSSVSPMITDTIRSHIQFGDGEMNGSPAHSPKMNGSASSTPSRGETEPADQLSYTPPKRNPVTGDGVPLPTPRRRHPAASLREGNPITGDGYKSLNGQINTVTSLNGNSCSILHNRVPPGGYSSGLW from the exons AGTTCCCAATGCGCCCAAGAGCTGCATCGCGGAGATCTTCAACGGCGGCGACACGATGGACGGCGGCAGCCCCATGAAGAACGGCTCCACGCGCCCCCGCGTCGTCAGGGATACTCCGACGCGTCCGCGGGACACGCACACTAGGCTCTTTGGTCAGATGAAG ACCGCCGGCAACTCGTCAGTGTCGCCAATGATCACGGACACCATCCGCAGCCACATCCAGTTCGGCGACGGCGAGATGAACGGCAGCCCGGCTCACTCCCCCAAGATGAACGGCAGCGCTTCCTCCACGCCCAGCCGAGGTGAGACGGAGCCCGCCGACCAGT TATCGTACACGCCACCGAAGAGGAACCCGGTGACCGGGGACGGAGTGCCCTTGCCGACTCCGCGCCGCCGACATCCGGCCGCCAGCCTGCGAG AGGGCAACCCGATCACAGGCGACGGCTACAAATCTTTGAACGGCCAGATCAACACAGTCACATCGTTAAATGGCAACAGCTGCAGCATTCTGCATAACCGCGTACCCCCTGGCGGGTACTCTTCAGGACTTTGGTAG
- the Jupiter gene encoding microtubule-associated protein Jupiter isoform X5, whose product MATYAQFKHVELYKIGHGKNRVPNAPKSCIAEIFNGGDTMDGGSPMKNGSTRPRVVRDTPTRPRDTHTRLFGQMKTAGNSSVSPMITDTIRSHIQFGDGEMNGSPAHSPKMNGSASSTPSRVSYTPPKRNPVTGDGVPLPTPRRRHPAASLREGNPITGDGYKSLNGQINTVTSLNGNSCSILHNRVPPGGYSSGLW is encoded by the exons AGTTCCCAATGCGCCCAAGAGCTGCATCGCGGAGATCTTCAACGGCGGCGACACGATGGACGGCGGCAGCCCCATGAAGAACGGCTCCACGCGCCCCCGCGTCGTCAGGGATACTCCGACGCGTCCGCGGGACACGCACACTAGGCTCTTTGGTCAGATGAAG ACCGCCGGCAACTCGTCAGTGTCGCCAATGATCACGGACACCATCCGCAGCCACATCCAGTTCGGCGACGGCGAGATGAACGGCAGCCCGGCTCACTCCCCCAAGATGAACGGCAGCGCTTCCTCCACGCCCAGCCGAG TATCGTACACGCCACCGAAGAGGAACCCGGTGACCGGGGACGGAGTGCCCTTGCCGACTCCGCGCCGCCGACATCCGGCCGCCAGCCTGCGAG AGGGCAACCCGATCACAGGCGACGGCTACAAATCTTTGAACGGCCAGATCAACACAGTCACATCGTTAAATGGCAACAGCTGCAGCATTCTGCATAACCGCGTACCCCCTGGCGGGTACTCTTCAGGACTTTGGTAG